Sequence from the uncultured Draconibacterium sp. genome:
AGTTACTTCTATTTGTATGGCTTCCATAATAATATGCAATTTTAATTCAATGCAAAAGTATAAAGTTTTTTTGAATGAAAAGAAGATCGGTTTTGTGCCGGACGTGAATATAACATTGAGTAAACTATGCCGAATTTTGACTGAAAACAGCGGCATTGAAGATATAATGGACTGGTTACCGGATTTTGAAAACGACGATATACAGGAAACTGTTGTAGAACATCCTGAAGTTGAGCTTTTGTTTCAGAATTTCAGATCAGCATTTTTGCAGATTGATGCTGCCGGTGGAGTTGTAAAACGTGACGGCAAATTGCTCTTTATTTTCCGAAACGGGAAATGGGATCTGCCAAAAGGAAAAATTGATAAAGATGAAAGTATAAAAACTGCAGCTTTGCGAGAAGTGGAAGAAGAATGTGGCATTACAAATCATTTCATAGTAAAAGTGCTGCCATCAACCTATCACATTTACAAATCGCCGTATAAAAAAACACTGGGTCAGTGGATTTTTAAAGAAACCTATTGGTTTGAAATGGAATACAATGGCACGGAAACACCAATCCCTCAGCAGGAAGAAGGCATTACCGAAGTACGTTGGTTTTTTCCGAATGAACTGGACGTTGTGCTCGAAAATACCTACGAAAACCTAAAAGCGCTGATCGAACTTTACCGGGTTTGATTGCGCTGACGCATAAAAAGTTCGTTGCGCAGCCAGGTGCCAAATTGTTGCTCGAAACCGTTTAGCGGTGCTTTGGCATCATCAAAAACCACCTGGTGTTTTTCATTTAGTAAAAAACATTGCGGAAATGACCGGACTTTATATTCTGAAATGGCTTTATTTTCACTGTCGATTAATACGGTTGCCGGCACCTTGTTTTCTTTTAAAAAGCTATCGATTCCTGCTCTGTCGGTGTTTCGCAGCACCACAAAAATATCGAGGTTTTTATTAAATAGTTCGTTCAGGCGGCTCAGGTATTTTAAGTGTTCCTGGCAAATTACGGTTTCAACATCAGCAAAAACAATGTATTTAAATTTCTCCTGGTTGTCGTTTGTGCAAAGCTTTTTACCGTTAAGGTCGTTTAAACAAATGGCCGGTGCTTCGCTTCCTTTTTCCAGAAATGTAATTTTAGCGGACACATTTTTGGCTGCCTCACGGATTTTTGTTTCGCGGTTTCCTGTAAAATGTTTGCTGGCAATCATATTTTTTATGGCTTTCTCAGGAAATTCTTTGGAGTAAAAACCATCGTGCAGCATTTTTAATAATACCAGATCGGCCATTGTTCCGGAGAGTTTATATTTCTCCGCAATAAAATCGAGCAAGGCGTTTATGTTTTCACCGGCAACTGCAGCCGATACTTTTGCTCCGCCAATGGCTTTTGCCGAAAAGCTAAGTTGTTTGTCGAAGGTTTTGTCGAATAAGGTTTTAAACGATTGGTGTTCCCAGAATTTCGGCGAAATCGACTGGAAAACAGAGGAATAATCTTCAGGACTCCTTCTAAAAATATCAGCTTCCATAAGTTTTAATCGCAAAGTTTTACGCAGCTCAAAACTCTCTGATCCTTTTTCAGGGAAGGCTTCGTTGATGCCGGCTTTTAGTCGGTTAAAGGCCGCTTCGGATTGCTGAAAATATAAGGCGTTAAAATCTTTATCTGTCAATTCGTTTAGTTTCTGCTCAAAGCGGCTGATTTTGTCGTTGAGCATCTCGCCGTTGTTGGTATAAATCCAAAACGCAATTGGCTGAAAGTAAGGATTCTTCTGGTCGGCAAACGATTTCTTTTTAAGTGGCGGAAGTTTTAAATCGATATTTTTTCCCGGCTCCAGCAACAACATTCCACGGTAAATGCCAAATTCGGAAAAAGTAAAAAGCGGTTCATCAATTTGTATGGAAGCCTCGCTTGTTCCTTCGCTGTTGAATTTTAAAATAAAAGCCACTTTATTGTTGTTCGAAATCGGGTCGGCAAAGGCATAAAAAGTAAGCTGTTCGTTGGCGTATTCGGGATTGGAACAACGAATAATGGTTGCCATTCCATTTAACGAAAAGCTCAACGCTGCGATGAGGATTATCAGAAAACGTATGTTATGGTTCATAAGTGTTATTCAATTTTAAACTCGCTCATATCCAGTCCCTTTGGAAGGAACATGCTTGCATCGCCGCCATGCGAAACAATATCGCGAATTATACTTGCATTAACCGGTGTATGTTCCGGCAAGGTGAGTAGAAATACCGATTCAATCTCAGGGTGCATTTTTTTATTTATCTGGGCTATAGAACGTTCGTATTCAAAATCGGAAGAGGTACGTATTCCGCGTAAGATGTATTTTGCTCCTACCTCTTTACAGAAATCTACGGTTAGTCCTTCGTGTAAACGAACCTCAACAGTAGGTTCATTTTCAAAAACCTGGTTGATCCATTTCATCCTTTTTTCAATGGGAAAGAACGGTTTTTTGTTGGCGTTAAAACCAATCATGATATAGATCTTATCGAACATTGAAATGGCACGTCGCACAATCGACTCGTGTCCTACTGTAAAAGGATCAAAAGATCCGGGGAATATGGCTATTCTTTCCATTTTGAATCGTTTAAAGTGCCTCAAAATTAGCTAAAAATGCTAAGTGTAAAAAACGAAGGTGGCAGCTAGTTTATTGCTTTTGCCCGGTTTGAGCTCACAAACAGGATGTTACCCAGGTCGTTGTAACCTTCGCTGAATTCTTCAATATTTTTCAATGCATCGGTGGTAAAACCAATGATTGTAAGGTCGGCATCGGCCGAGTATTTCATGATTTTGCTTTTTCGGTCGCCCGACTCAAACGTCACCATCGATATATTCGACGGGCTGATTGGTAAACGTCCGGCTTTTATCAATTCCAAAAGTTGATTGCGTTTTTCCTCAACATCCTGCTCGGGATAAAGTGCAAATATTTTAATCTTGCCTTTTTTCCACTCGGGGTGGCCTAAAATGATGTAGCCCAGCAATATCATTAAATTGGCGTTTACGTAGTCTTCAGGGCTTATCCAGATATGAATTTCTTTCTTATAGCCAAAACTTTTGTACGATGTATTCAGAATACAAATGTCGAAACCGGCCGATTCAACAATCTGGTAATTGCCGGTAATTTCTTTCAGATTCCCCGGATCGGTTCTCGAGAATTCAAATAGAATAAGGTTGTTTCCTTTGCCTGATATCCCTGAAAGTTGCACCACCTGCGCAATTGCAGAAGTATATGATGGCGAAATTATCGTGTCGAGATAAACACGGTTGTTGCTTCCGGCTGAAAGTTGAATCAGACGATCCAGAACTTGTTTTGATTCTTCTGTATTTTTCTCGTTCAGCAACCCTTTTATAAAATGGATGTAGGTTCCAAAGCCGTATTTGTATGAGATCCAGCGCATAATATCGAATGCCGAGCGGCGTTTAAACGTATCGTGCGAAATACACACTCCAAATGGTCGCCAGCTTTTATCTTTTTCGCTGTCGGCACGTTGCAGCATAATTTGCAATTGGCGGCTAAGCTGGAAAATCACACCACGGAAAAGTTTGTTCAGTCCCTGGTTCTCCTCATTGTTAAGCATGATAATGTAATAGATCATTGCCATTATTACCACCGAAACAGCTGCATAAGTAGCATTCATTTGAAACATTAGCCACAGCGACGAAAGTGTTCCGAGAAGCGATAAATGCCAGCTTGAACGGAAGGTTGGGCGGTAGGCCGGATCGGCGGCAAAGTGCTCCAGTAAGGAGATGAGGCAGATGGCACTGTAGGTTACCATAAAGAACATGGAGATGATTTGGGCCACAAAGTCGACATCGCCAACTACTACAAAAACAAATGCAATAACAATGGTTATCAGCGAGCCGTTGATGGGTTCGTTATCGGTTTGTCTTCCTTTGGCAAACCAGCGGTTGATGTGGTTCTGCGGGAAAATATCGTCGTAGCCAATGGCTTGTAAGGTTCGTGGTGCAACCATTATCGATCCTAATGCCGAACTTAACGAGGCCGCTGCCAGCCCGATCGGGATTATTGGCCCCCAAATGGCGATTTTGGTCATAATCAATTGGTCGGCCACCAAATCTTCGGGTGTTGCCGATACGGCAAATTTGTAGGCAACGGCAATATATACCAGCATGCCAACTACAGTGGCCCATAAGGTTCCCCGTGGAATGGATTTTTTAGGATCTTTTAAATCGCCCGAGAGTCCCAATCCTGCTGCAAGCCCGGTAAATGCCGGGAAGATAATGGTGAAAACAAAGAAGAAATTCAGGTTATTCGGAATTTTGCTGTGAAAATTAACCACTTCAGGTTTTATCGATGAATCGCCTAAAAAGAACATAGCGATGGAGGTCAATAAAATGGCAACTACCACGTACAGCGCTTTCATGCCAACATTTGCACCTTTTGTAAGGATTAATATGGAAAGTAATACCATTGTTGGAATGGAAATCCACCTTCGGTCGGGGATGAAAAAGTTATAAGTTTCACCAATCCATTTTATCACCGGCTCAAACGCTTCGCCAAAAGCGATCACATAAAAAGCTACACTAATAGCCTGCGAGAGGTATAGAGCAATGCCAATGGCTCCGCCAATATTCAATCCAAAGGACCGGCTGATGATGTAATAGGCACCACCACCTTGCACGCGCTGGTTGGTAGCAATTTCGGCAACGGCAAAAGCTGTAGGAATAGTTACAATATGACCTAAAACGATTATACCGATAACACCAATAAAACCAACCTGCCCAACAGCCCATCCAAAACGCAGAAATAAAATTGCTCCGAGTATGGTAGAAAGTGCCGTTAGAAAAACCGGCATGGTTCCAAATTTTGCATTTGTATTTACCAGCGATTTTGCCATAGTAACTCTGTTTGTGGTTTTAAAGGTGAAATATAATTCTGAAATTTCAAATCTTTTTTAGAAAATTTAGTGGGTATGTTGAAAGACGCAAAATATTTTTATAGCGGGTAGTTATTGAAAAAATTCTGACTTGATGTTTTTACCAGAACCTTTGCATTTTCAGGCATTACCAAAAGGTTGTCAAGCGAAACATATTCATCGTTAATTACCAGTTGGAGGGTATCTTCGTGGCGTAGTTCTACTATTTCCGAAATACGAATCCATCCTTGATACGTGTCGTGCACGTGTCGGGTGTTCATTTGTTTGTAAAACTTCTGCTTACCTTCTGCATTAAACACTTTTACCTCTGCTTTGGGCATGTCGTATTTTCTACTGTCCACAAAAAGCCAGAATGACAATTCGTATTTCCCCTCTTGGAATTGAGGTCCGATTTTCTTATCGAGTAAAACTTGTTGCCCTTTTCTACTGTAAAAAGAGGTATTCCCACTAAAAATGGTTTTCGCAGAACCGTTTTCAAAACCATTAAATAGAATTGAGTTTATAGCTGTGTCAGTTGCAATTTCTCCAAACGATTGTAAGTTCGGAATCTCCGATTCGACGCTATCGTGCCACTCTTTGTAACTGTGATGAAATACGGATAACGGCAGACGGGACAGCGTGATATATTTGTCTTCCCAAAAAACTTCAGCTTTATTTTGCAGCCATTTTTCACGATCGTTCAACTTTTCTTTTGTGCAAACAAGCAAAATAGGTTTGTCGTTCATATCGTCGAGCCTGGTTTTTCGAATGGCCGGAGCTGCCAGCATTTGAATACTGCTGAGTGCCTGCGAAAAAGAAAGCCTTGGCGAAAAGCTTTGAATAAGTGGTATTCCGGTGTGATAGGAACATTTCATCGCCTCGGAAAAACCGTTCAGGCTGTGTTCAAAAATTAGTTTATCGCCACAGGTGCTGGCAAAAGGCAAAAAGAAAATCGCCTGAAATTCATCGGGATTTACTTTCGCTTGCTGAAAACGTGCCAGGAATTCGCTGTCGTTCGATTCAAGTTTGTCGTTTGTATTTAATAATCCGCGTGTGCTACGTTTTATATTTACTCCGGCGTCAATAGCCCAGTAACCGATTGCAAACACCAGCAAAACAGTGGCAACAACCGGAAGCTTTTTTATTTTTAGCAAGCGGAATAAACGATAAATAAACCATGCGGTGTAAACTGTAAAAACATAGAAAAAAATCCATGTGAAACGCCCCAGTGCTCTAAACTGCTTTATCGGAGGGAGTATGTCCAATAACCAACCAAAACCGTATTTAAACGGAATACACATTGAAAATAATAGAATGAGAATGGAAGCGTAGAAAAATACTTCGATCTTTTTTGTGGGTTTAAAAATCTTCAAACTGCTTTTCTTTTTACTGATGAGATTGAGTAATGCGGTTATGAAAATTGAAACAGCGAGTAAAGTGGCCGGTAGCCCAACATAAGCTCGTCCTTCCCATTGAAAATCCATGTTGATATAATTTCCCAGAATACTTTTCAGTTGCGAGCCGGGAGGCAGGAAGATGCTAAAAAAGTTGGCATGGTAAACGTAAAACCCATAAGGGGTATCTGGCCGATCGGAAACCCAGTCGGTTGCAGAAACCAGTCCTTTTATAATAATCAAAGGTATTACTGCGATTGCAAATAAATACAAGCCGGTTTTCCAATATCCTGACAGCTTTTTTCGATAGGACCAGCACTCAACGATCAAAACACCGAACAGTAGAATGGTATAAAAAGCCACAAAATAAGCACTCGTAAAACCTCCGATTATTGCGGCAAGAACCAGGAGTATGGACCAAAGCATTCGTTTTTTGCCCTGCCGCCAGCGGATAAGGAAGTACCAAAACATGGGTAGAAAAACGGCATAAACCATTTCGAAATGGCCATGTATCCGATCGAATTGAGGACTCAGAAACAATATAATGAGCGATATTATTCCGGAGTACCAACGCGGTAGCGAATAGTGCCGGAGAATCAGAAAAATAAAGGGTAGCGCCAGAAGAAAAAGCGCCAGCATTGTTAGGTTTAGTATGGCAACTCCGTGGTTGGCAACCTGGTAAATATTGTTGTCGATAAACTTTACAAACTGCACAAAAAGCGGGTGGGAATTGATGTATTGCAAATGATCGCCGTAAGGATAATTAATCCCATCATGCCGAATCCCATCGTCGTATTTTAAGTAGTAAGAAAAATTGAAATAGCTTTTTAAAGCATCGCCACCTTTCGAATATAAAATAGAGTTGGGGTGTTGAAATACGGGCTTAAGATTTAAAAGAAGTATTAGAGTTGCTATTAGAGTAATGGAAAGTATTATTAGCCAATTTTTTTTCATGAATAGATATTTTGGAACCAATTTTCAAGTATGGCTTAAATTATAGTTTAAAAATACTTACGTTTTTATATTCGCCAATTTTATTTTGAAGATAGGGTTTGAAATCCTGGTGTTTTATTTTATCGATGTCGTTAACAATTAGATATTTAGCTCCGATTGATTTGAACTCCTCTATTCGTTCTTTCGGCTTTCCCTTAGTAGGAACATAACCATAATCGGTAAATCCTTTTTGATCCATAAGTACCAATGAGATGTTAATACTGTTATCCGGAATACTTATTACGAGATCTTCCCTGTTTATTCCTAGCGATCGCAAATACGGAGTTATTGATTCTAATGCTTCTGTTGTATTACGGTAGTTGTATTGTTTATAAGCATATAATTCCTTATCGGCTTTTGATAAGGCAATATCAAATTTTAGCATTGGATCATTCACATCATATTTCAGTCTGTTCATCATACTTGTTAGGTAGATTAATGTCACTACTCCCACAAGTGCAATTAATTTTAAGATTTTGCTCTTAAAAACGACTGTTAATCTGTTTTTTAATTCGCTTAGGAATCCGAGTAAAATAAGAGGGATTAGAATAAGTAAGTTGATAAGATAATAGTCGTGAACATCGAAAGCTTTGAACCATAATAAGATGTAGAGTACTGCTCCAATAAAAGATATAAAGATGATTAGCAGGTATTTGCTTCCTTTTTTTATCCAAAAAACAACATTAGTCAATAATAGAATACCAATAACAGCCAATGCTTTTTTATTAAAAAATGATGGAAGCAATGTAAAATATAAGCTCTTCCATATTTCATTTCTTTCTTCCTTATTTAAATCCCAAATGGGAAATAAATCTTGCAGAAAGATTCGATTGTTGGTTGAATTATAGTGGTCGGTATATTTTACCCAAACAAAAATAACAGTACCAATTAGAAGGTATGGGATGAATTTACCTAGCTGCTTGGTTATTTGAAAACCGTATTTTCGAAAATCAGTTATGGTTTGCAGTAATTGAAATGATAAAAATGCAACCACGATGATTAAAGAAGTTATTTTTAATAACCCGGCAATTGTGAAACATAAAACTGCTATCCAAATCCATTTCTTTTTACCTGTATCGTTAAATAACAAGTAGCACCATGCTCCGATTAACGAAAGCCCAAAAGCCGGAGCGTTGGGCAGGAAGTTGTTGGTGTAAAATACCAATGCCGGTGATGAAAAAAGAAAAATGGGAATAAATATGGCCCAAAAGTTATCTTTTAGTATTCTATAAGATATTTTATAGAGCGAAAATAATCCGCTAAAAACAAGTAGGATATTTAACCCTCTGTATATAAAATATTGTTTGCCAAATAATATCCAAAGTTTAGCTACTGTATAATATATAATCGGGAATTCAGATATGGTTTTCCCATTTCCATTGGGGCCGGTCCAGTGAACTTCAGGTTCGAAAAAGTTTAAGCCCTCTTTGTAATAATTAACTGCAATCGACAAACAGTCGGTAGCCCTCCACATATGCGGAAACCATGGTCCTTTTAGTATAATCTCGTGGTAATTATAGAGTAAACTAACCAATAATAAAATGAAAAGAAATAGTACACTCTTATTTTTAATTTCTACTTTCATCTTTTTTCGTTTGAGTTGGTAGATTGTTATACCTTACTTCTCTTTTATATAAAGTTTAAGCTTACGCTCTGTAGGCAAATCTACTTTTCTATACCCGTTTTTTTGTGCAAACTCAACAAATTTTATCTCCAAATCTGTAGGATAATAACCTGTTAAAATAGCTTCGGGTTGATCGGTTTGCATAAAATTATCCACCTCTTTTTTCGAAATAATATTAAAATCTTTTCTTGTATCATCAGGAATCGAATGCGAGGTGCGCCAAATAAACGGGCTGCTTACAAATTCTTTATATATACTAATAGAATCACTTTCCAGAATCTCAGCAGGCGATAGCGTTAGTACTTTTGCTTCTCCATTTATGGCTTCATCAACCAAAGTGCTTATTCTGTGTCGACTTAGCGCATACCATGATTCCGTTGTTTTGATGTTATACGTTTTTTTATAATTCACTTCCAAAGGCGGGATTATCGATAACACAAAAAAGAGGATGGCTACATAGTTGAAGTATTTTTTTTGCGAACCAAGGGTGTAAAAGATCACGACAATCAG
This genomic interval carries:
- a CDS encoding NUDIX domain-containing protein is translated as MQKYKVFLNEKKIGFVPDVNITLSKLCRILTENSGIEDIMDWLPDFENDDIQETVVEHPEVELLFQNFRSAFLQIDAAGGVVKRDGKLLFIFRNGKWDLPKGKIDKDESIKTAALREVEEECGITNHFIVKVLPSTYHIYKSPYKKTLGQWIFKETYWFEMEYNGTETPIPQQEEGITEVRWFFPNELDVVLENTYENLKALIELYRV
- a CDS encoding redoxin family protein, which encodes MNHNIRFLIILIAALSFSLNGMATIIRCSNPEYANEQLTFYAFADPISNNNKVAFILKFNSEGTSEASIQIDEPLFTFSEFGIYRGMLLLEPGKNIDLKLPPLKKKSFADQKNPYFQPIAFWIYTNNGEMLNDKISRFEQKLNELTDKDFNALYFQQSEAAFNRLKAGINEAFPEKGSESFELRKTLRLKLMEADIFRRSPEDYSSVFQSISPKFWEHQSFKTLFDKTFDKQLSFSAKAIGGAKVSAAVAGENINALLDFIAEKYKLSGTMADLVLLKMLHDGFYSKEFPEKAIKNMIASKHFTGNRETKIREAAKNVSAKITFLEKGSEAPAICLNDLNGKKLCTNDNQEKFKYIVFADVETVICQEHLKYLSRLNELFNKNLDIFVVLRNTDRAGIDSFLKENKVPATVLIDSENKAISEYKVRSFPQCFLLNEKHQVVFDDAKAPLNGFEQQFGTWLRNELFMRQRNQTR
- the coaD gene encoding pantetheine-phosphate adenylyltransferase, which encodes MERIAIFPGSFDPFTVGHESIVRRAISMFDKIYIMIGFNANKKPFFPIEKRMKWINQVFENEPTVEVRLHEGLTVDFCKEVGAKYILRGIRTSSDFEYERSIAQINKKMHPEIESVFLLTLPEHTPVNASIIRDIVSHGGDASMFLPKGLDMSEFKIE
- a CDS encoding amino acid permease: MAKSLVNTNAKFGTMPVFLTALSTILGAILFLRFGWAVGQVGFIGVIGIIVLGHIVTIPTAFAVAEIATNQRVQGGGAYYIISRSFGLNIGGAIGIALYLSQAISVAFYVIAFGEAFEPVIKWIGETYNFFIPDRRWISIPTMVLLSILILTKGANVGMKALYVVVAILLTSIAMFFLGDSSIKPEVVNFHSKIPNNLNFFFVFTIIFPAFTGLAAGLGLSGDLKDPKKSIPRGTLWATVVGMLVYIAVAYKFAVSATPEDLVADQLIMTKIAIWGPIIPIGLAAASLSSALGSIMVAPRTLQAIGYDDIFPQNHINRWFAKGRQTDNEPINGSLITIVIAFVFVVVGDVDFVAQIISMFFMVTYSAICLISLLEHFAADPAYRPTFRSSWHLSLLGTLSSLWLMFQMNATYAAVSVVIMAMIYYIIMLNNEENQGLNKLFRGVIFQLSRQLQIMLQRADSEKDKSWRPFGVCISHDTFKRRSAFDIMRWISYKYGFGTYIHFIKGLLNEKNTEESKQVLDRLIQLSAGSNNRVYLDTIISPSYTSAIAQVVQLSGISGKGNNLILFEFSRTDPGNLKEITGNYQIVESAGFDICILNTSYKSFGYKKEIHIWISPEDYVNANLMILLGYIILGHPEWKKGKIKIFALYPEQDVEEKRNQLLELIKAGRLPISPSNISMVTFESGDRKSKIMKYSADADLTIIGFTTDALKNIEEFSEGYNDLGNILFVSSNRAKAIN